Proteins co-encoded in one Pseudomonas fluorescens genomic window:
- the treS gene encoding maltose alpha-D-glucosyltransferase: protein MAKKPKAATFIKDPLWYKDAVIYQVHVKSFFDSNNDGIGDFPGLIAKLDYIADLGVNTIWLLPFYPSPRRDDGYDIAEYRGVHSDYGTMADARRFIAEAHKRGLRVITELVINHTSDQHPWFQRARKAKPGSAARDFYVWSDDDQKYDGTRIIFLDTEKSNWTWDPVAGQYFWHRFYSHQPDLNFDNPQVMKAVLSVMRYWLDMGIDGLRLDAIPYLIERDGTNNENLPETHDVLKQIRAEIDANYPDRMLLAEANQWPEDTQLYFGDTDAEGVNGDECHMAFHFPLMPRMYMALAQEDRFPITDILRQTPEIPANCQWAIFLRNHDELTLEMVTDKERDYLWNYYAADRRARINLGIRRRLAPLMERDRRRIELLNSLLLSMPGTPTLYYGDEIGMGDNIYLGDRDGVRTPMQWSIDRNGGFSRADPASLVLPPIMDPQYGYQSVNVETQAGDPHSLLNWTRRLLAVRKQSKAFGRGTLKMLSPANRRVLAYTREYTGPDGKHEIILCVANVSRSAQAVELDLSAYVGMVPVEMLGGNAFPPIGQLNFLLTLAPYGFYWFGLAAENQMPSWHVEPAQSLPDFTTLVLKKRMEELLEAPSRATLEQGILPNWLQNRRWFAGKDAAIEHVKLAYGVRFGDAQHPVLLSEIEVQSGGQSSRYQLPFGFISEDQVGPALPQQLALARVRRVRQVGLITDAFSLEAFIRAVLQGMQSGTVLESSDGEIRFEATPELEKLGLGAESEVRYLSAEQSNSSVVIGNSLVLKLIRKVASGVHPELEMSAYLTAAGFANISPLLGSVIRRDGKGEDNLLMIAQGYLSNQGDAWEWTQNNLERALRDELADAVSEQAQHYNALGELKDFAGMLGQRLGEMHQVLAAPSDNKDFAPQVSLTKDAQATGKDVAAQVEHALKLLKQHQGELDATDQKLVGRLLDHKKTILAHVQELAKQSAGGLRIRVHGDLHLGQVLVIKGDAYLIDFEGEPARPLAERRGKHSPYKDVSGVLRSFDYAAAMALNVHNVDNSPEAEAARRRVTERYLREAREAFLQAYRQAAASLDHAWQDPEGADAALALFGLEKAAYEVAYEAENRPTWLPVPLHGLYGLLTGLEPFSDLDGE, encoded by the coding sequence ATGGCGAAGAAACCCAAGGCTGCCACCTTCATCAAGGACCCGCTCTGGTACAAGGACGCGGTCATCTATCAAGTTCACGTCAAATCCTTTTTCGACTCCAACAACGACGGAATCGGCGACTTTCCCGGCCTGATCGCCAAACTCGATTACATCGCCGACCTTGGCGTCAACACCATCTGGCTGCTGCCGTTCTACCCGTCGCCACGGCGCGATGATGGCTACGACATCGCCGAATACCGGGGTGTGCACAGCGATTACGGGACGATGGCTGACGCCAGGCGGTTCATCGCCGAGGCCCACAAGCGTGGTTTGCGTGTCATCACCGAGCTGGTCATCAACCACACTTCCGACCAGCACCCGTGGTTCCAGCGGGCCCGCAAGGCCAAACCCGGTTCGGCCGCTCGCGACTTCTATGTATGGTCGGATGATGATCAGAAATACGACGGCACGCGGATCATTTTTCTCGACACCGAAAAGTCCAACTGGACCTGGGACCCGGTGGCCGGGCAGTACTTCTGGCACCGTTTCTATTCGCACCAGCCCGATCTGAATTTCGACAACCCGCAAGTCATGAAAGCCGTGCTGTCGGTGATGCGCTACTGGCTGGACATGGGCATCGACGGCCTGCGCCTGGATGCCATTCCGTACCTGATCGAGCGCGACGGCACCAACAACGAAAACCTGCCGGAAACCCACGACGTCCTCAAGCAGATCCGCGCCGAAATCGACGCCAACTATCCGGATCGCATGCTGCTGGCCGAAGCCAACCAATGGCCGGAAGACACCCAGCTGTATTTTGGTGACACCGACGCCGAGGGCGTGAATGGCGACGAATGCCACATGGCGTTCCACTTCCCGCTGATGCCGCGCATGTACATGGCGCTGGCCCAGGAAGATCGCTTCCCGATCACCGATATCCTGCGCCAGACTCCGGAGATCCCGGCCAATTGCCAATGGGCGATCTTCCTGCGCAACCACGATGAACTGACGCTGGAGATGGTCACCGACAAGGAGCGCGACTACCTCTGGAATTACTACGCCGCCGACCGCCGCGCACGGATCAACCTCGGCATCCGCCGACGTCTGGCGCCGCTGATGGAGCGCGACCGTCGCCGCATCGAGCTGCTCAACAGTTTGCTGCTGTCGATGCCCGGCACGCCCACCCTGTATTACGGCGATGAGATCGGCATGGGTGACAACATCTACCTCGGCGACCGCGACGGCGTGCGCACGCCGATGCAATGGTCGATCGACCGCAACGGCGGGTTCTCCCGCGCCGATCCGGCCAGTCTGGTCCTGCCGCCGATCATGGACCCGCAATACGGCTATCAGTCGGTCAACGTCGAAACCCAGGCCGGTGACCCGCATTCGCTGCTGAACTGGACTCGCCGTCTGCTGGCCGTGCGCAAGCAATCCAAGGCATTCGGTCGTGGCACGCTGAAAATGCTCTCGCCGGCCAACCGTCGCGTGCTGGCCTACACCCGCGAATACACCGGCCCGGATGGCAAACACGAAATCATCCTGTGCGTGGCCAACGTCTCGCGCAGTGCCCAGGCGGTGGAGCTGGACCTGTCGGCCTACGTCGGCATGGTGCCGGTGGAGATGCTCGGTGGTAACGCATTTCCGCCCATCGGCCAGCTCAACTTTCTGCTGACCCTGGCGCCTTACGGCTTCTACTGGTTCGGCCTGGCGGCGGAAAACCAGATGCCGAGCTGGCACGTCGAGCCCGCGCAGAGTCTGCCGGACTTCACCACGCTGGTGCTGAAAAAACGCATGGAAGAACTGCTCGAAGCGCCATCACGAGCCACCCTCGAACAGGGCATCCTGCCAAACTGGCTGCAGAATCGCCGCTGGTTCGCCGGCAAGGATGCTGCCATCGAACACGTGAAGCTGGCCTACGGCGTGCGCTTCGGCGATGCGCAGCATCCGGTGCTGCTCAGCGAAATCGAAGTGCAGAGCGGCGGGCAGTCCAGTCGTTATCAATTGCCGTTCGGCTTTATTTCCGAAGATCAGGTCGGGCCGGCGTTGCCGCAGCAATTGGCCCTGGCGCGGGTGCGTCGGGTGCGTCAGGTCGGGCTGATTACCGATGCATTCAGCCTCGAAGCCTTTATTCGCGCAGTGCTGCAAGGCATGCAGTCCGGGACGGTGCTGGAATCCAGCGATGGCGAGATCCGTTTCGAGGCAACGCCTGAGCTGGAAAAACTCGGTCTCGGCGCGGAATCCGAAGTGCGTTATCTGTCCGCCGAGCAATCCAACAGTTCGGTGGTGATCGGCAACAGTCTGGTGCTCAAGCTGATCCGCAAAGTCGCTTCTGGCGTACACCCGGAACTGGAGATGAGCGCTTACCTGACCGCGGCCGGATTTGCCAATATCTCTCCGCTGCTGGGTTCGGTGATTCGCCGCGACGGGAAGGGCGAAGACAACCTGCTGATGATTGCGCAGGGCTACTTGAGCAATCAGGGCGACGCCTGGGAATGGACACAGAACAACCTCGAACGGGCGCTGCGCGATGAACTGGCCGACGCCGTTTCCGAACAGGCGCAACACTACAATGCCTTGGGTGAGTTGAAGGATTTCGCCGGCATGCTCGGCCAGCGTCTGGGGGAAATGCATCAGGTGCTGGCAGCGCCGAGCGACAACAAGGACTTCGCACCGCAAGTCAGTTTGACCAAGGACGCGCAGGCGACCGGCAAGGATGTCGCGGCTCAGGTCGAGCACGCGCTGAAGCTGCTCAAGCAACATCAGGGTGAACTCGACGCGACGGATCAGAAGCTGGTCGGTCGCTTGCTCGACCACAAGAAAACCATCTTGGCCCATGTGCAGGAACTGGCGAAGCAGTCGGCTGGCGGCCTGCGGATTCGCGTGCATGGCGACCTGCATTTGGGGCAGGTGCTGGTGATCAAGGGCGACGCCTATCTGATCGATTTCGAAGGTGAGCCGGCACGGCCACTGGCCGAGCGCCGAGGCAAGCACAGTCCGTACAAGGATGTCAGCGGGGTGCTGCGTTCCTTCGACTATGCCGCCGCCATGGCCCTGAATGTGCACAACGTCGACAACAGCCCCGAGGCCGAAGCCGCGCGTCGGCGGGTCACGGAGCGTTACCTGCGCGAAGCCCGGGAAGCATTTCTCCAGGCATATCGCCAAGCGGCAGCTAGTCTTGATCATGCCTGGCAAGATCCTGAAGGTGCCGACGCCGCACTGGCGTTGTTCGGTCTGGAGAAAGCGGCCTACGAAGTGGCCTATGAAGCCGAAAATCGCCCCACCTGGCTGCCCGTGCCGTTGCACGGCCTGTATGGGTTATTGACGGGGCTGGAACCCTTTTCCGATCTTGATGGAGAGTAG